Proteins from a genomic interval of Lolium perenne isolate Kyuss_39 chromosome 1, Kyuss_2.0, whole genome shotgun sequence:
- the LOC127293256 gene encoding histone H3.2 produces MARTKQTARKSTGGKAPRKQLATKAARKSAPATGGVKKPHRFRPGTVALREIRKYQKSTELLIRKLPFQRLVREIAQDFKTDLRFQSSAVSALQEAAEAYLVGLFEDTNLCAIHAKRVTIMPKDIQLARRIRGERA; encoded by the coding sequence ATGGCCCGCACGAAGCAGACGGCGAGGAAGTCCACCGGCGGCAAGGCGCCGCGGAAGCAGCTGGCGACCAAGGCGGCGCGCAAGTCGGCCCCCGCCACCGGCGGCGTCAAGAAGCCGCACCGCTTCAGGCCGGGCACCGTCGCGCTCCGCGAGATCCGCAAGTACCAGAAGAGCACGGAGCTGCTCATCCGCAAGCTCCCCTTCCAGCGCCTCGTGCGGGAGATCGCGCAGGACTTCAAGACCGACCTCCGCTTCCAGAGCTCCGCCGTCTCCGCGCTCCAGGAGGCGGCCGAGGCCTACCTCGTCGGCCTCTTCGAGGACACCAACCTCTGCGCCATCCACGCCAAGCGCGTCACCATCATGCCCAAGGACATCCAGCTCGCACGACGCATCCGTGGGGAGAGGGCGTAG